One Luteimonas sp. MC1825 DNA segment encodes these proteins:
- a CDS encoding hemerythrin domain-containing protein produces the protein MRSILATLKKEHDALRGLFEQINATTDRAEKTRGDLLEKIEANLIPHAKWEELVFYPAFAKRASHEQLLQHAEAIQEHRAVELTVLPDLHASDKTTRQFAGSVKVLGEFIDHHAKEEEKEMFASARELFTPEELAEFDEQYEAWKASPAAAGITAHAKIKTGLKSVLRNPKAPG, from the coding sequence ATGCGCAGCATCCTCGCCACCTTGAAGAAGGAACACGACGCCCTCCGCGGCCTGTTCGAGCAGATCAACGCCACCACCGACCGCGCCGAAAAGACGCGAGGCGACCTGCTGGAGAAGATCGAGGCGAACCTGATCCCGCACGCGAAATGGGAGGAGCTGGTGTTTTATCCGGCGTTCGCCAAGCGCGCCTCGCATGAGCAGCTGCTGCAGCACGCCGAGGCGATCCAGGAGCATCGTGCGGTCGAGTTGACCGTACTCCCCGACCTGCACGCGTCGGACAAGACCACGCGCCAGTTCGCGGGTTCGGTGAAAGTGCTCGGCGAGTTCATCGACCACCATGCGAAGGAGGAGGAGAAGGAGATGTTCGCCTCGGCGCGCGAGCTGTTCACCCCCGAGGAACTCGCCGAGTTCGACGAACAGTACGAGGCGTGGAAGGCGTCGCCGGCCGCGGCCGGGATCACTGCGCACGCCAAGATCAAGACCGGATTGAAGTCGGTGCTGCGCAATCCGAAGGCGCCGGGCTGA
- the tsaA gene encoding tRNA (N6-threonylcarbamoyladenosine(37)-N6)-methyltransferase TrmO: protein MPQDLPMPPDPGSAAPAPRDAQVFTFSPIAYVRSPYARRIDAPHQATVVEGTETGDAANAHIEFIDTLPAAAFRDLAGFARIWLVFVFDRSEGWKTEVRPPRGGGKRSVLATRAPHRPNAIGLSAVELVAVEARALRVRGLDLLDGTPVLDIKPYVPYADAFPGAAAGWIDAIDACTGQHSAPGPRRPLTG, encoded by the coding sequence ATGCCGCAAGACCTGCCCATGCCGCCCGACCCCGGCTCCGCCGCGCCCGCACCGCGCGATGCCCAGGTGTTCACGTTCAGCCCGATCGCATACGTGCGCTCGCCGTATGCGCGCCGCATCGACGCGCCGCACCAGGCCACCGTGGTCGAAGGTACCGAGACCGGGGATGCCGCCAACGCGCATATCGAATTCATCGACACGCTGCCGGCGGCCGCGTTCCGCGACCTGGCCGGCTTTGCGCGGATCTGGCTGGTGTTCGTGTTCGACCGCAGCGAGGGATGGAAGACCGAGGTACGCCCGCCGCGCGGCGGCGGCAAGCGCAGCGTGCTCGCCACCCGCGCGCCGCATCGGCCGAACGCGATCGGGCTGTCGGCGGTGGAGCTGGTGGCGGTGGAGGCGCGCGCGCTGCGGGTGCGCGGGCTGGACCTCCTCGATGGCACCCCGGTGCTGGACATCAAGCCCTACGTGCCCTACGCGGACGCGTTTCCAGGGGCGGCGGCCGGCTGGATCGACGCGATCGACGCCTGCACCGGCCAGCATTCCGCACCCGGGCCACGGCGGCCGCTGACTGGCTGA
- the nagZ gene encoding beta-N-acetylhexosaminidase, with protein sequence MLVIGVEGTELTARERDWLQHDACAGVILFTRNFASREQVAELSAAIRAATPRPQLVCVDQEGGRVQRFREGYSALPSLQGFGRDYAVDPQAALERAREHAWLMASEVRASGVDLSFAPVVDLGRGNLAIGDRAFSDDPQVVAAFTRAYVEGMHAAGMAATLKHFPGHGSVREDTHFDDAVDDRPLEAIRADDLVPFVAGIDAGADAVMLAHVVYPQVAPEPAGYSPRWINGILRTEMGFRGVVFSDDIGMAAAFSAGGVKQRIDAHLDAGCDVVLVCHPDLVEESLVAVEGRTLNTMALTGLLGRGALGWDGLLADARYSRARQGQGGGVPA encoded by the coding sequence ATGCTCGTCATCGGCGTCGAAGGCACCGAACTCACCGCGCGCGAGCGCGACTGGCTGCAGCACGACGCCTGCGCCGGCGTGATCCTGTTCACCCGCAACTTCGCATCGCGCGAGCAGGTCGCCGAGCTGTCGGCGGCGATCCGCGCCGCCACGCCGCGGCCGCAGCTGGTGTGCGTCGACCAGGAAGGCGGCCGCGTGCAGCGTTTCCGCGAGGGCTACAGCGCGCTGCCGTCGTTGCAGGGCTTCGGGCGTGACTACGCCGTTGATCCGCAGGCCGCGCTCGAGCGCGCCCGCGAGCACGCCTGGCTGATGGCCAGCGAAGTGCGCGCTTCCGGCGTCGACCTGAGCTTCGCGCCGGTGGTCGACCTGGGCCGCGGCAACCTCGCCATCGGCGACCGCGCGTTCTCGGATGACCCGCAGGTGGTCGCCGCGTTCACCCGCGCCTACGTCGAGGGCATGCACGCTGCCGGCATGGCCGCCACGCTGAAGCATTTCCCGGGCCACGGCTCGGTGCGCGAGGACACGCATTTCGACGACGCGGTCGATGACCGGCCTCTCGAGGCGATCCGCGCCGACGACCTGGTCCCGTTCGTGGCCGGCATCGACGCGGGCGCCGACGCGGTGATGCTGGCGCACGTGGTCTACCCGCAGGTCGCGCCCGAACCGGCCGGCTACTCGCCGCGCTGGATCAACGGGATCCTGCGCACCGAGATGGGCTTCCGCGGTGTGGTGTTCTCCGACGACATCGGCATGGCCGCGGCGTTCTCCGCCGGCGGCGTGAAGCAGCGCATCGATGCGCACCTCGACGCCGGCTGCGACGTGGTGCTGGTCTGCCACCCGGACCTGGTCGAGGAGTCGCTGGTGGCCGTCGAAGGCCGCACGCTCAACACCATGGCGCTCACCGGGCTGCTGGGCCGAGGCGCACTCGGCTGGGACGGATTGCTCGCCGATGCGCGCTACAGCCGTGCGCGCCAGGGCCAGGGCGGCGGGGTGCCGGCATGA
- a CDS encoding M13-type metalloendopeptidase → MKTSLLSAATVLALAIAAPASAHDARDAAGCLDIACDTSLLYAADDSGAGSAGASVAADRFGSWGIDTAGMDRDVSPGADFFGYVSGTWAANTDIPSDKSMYGSFLVLRDLSEARVRGLVEGYVGQGDAATGDAAKVATLYRSFLDEAAIEALGAKPLAPHLDAIRAVADKDALADLMGAASGSVGATLFRLGVSDDQRDPDRYTLYMSQSGLGLGDRQMYLDEKFAPQRERYVAYIAQLLQLAGWDDPEGNAQRVFDFEKAVAEAHWTRAESRDRSRTYNPVERADFAATAPGFNWERYFAAAGVEQASRAVVRQDSAMPKLAGLFADADLDTLKAWQAFHVTDQAAPLLSEAFVDAHFDFRSKFLSGQPEQKERWKRGVAHAEEAMGEAIGRDYVQLYFPPDAKAKMDELVANVKAAMGARLDQLEWMGEDTKAEARAKLAGFGLKIGHPETWRDYAALEVRDGDVLGNALRSAAFEWDYDRARIGHQVDKAEWGMTPQTVNAYYSSVKNEIVFPAAILQPPFFDPDADPAVNYGAIGGVIGHEIIHGFDDQGRKSDGAGLLRDWWTADDAAKFEVQAAKLGAQYEAFEFPQLPGMRINGKVAMGENIGDLGGLTIALGAYRRSLDGKPAPVIDGFSGEQRLFMGWAQVWRTLWRDDALRQQLVNGTHSPGHIRAFAPLRNIDAWYDAFDVSESDPLWIAPEDRVRIW, encoded by the coding sequence TTGAAGACCAGCCTGCTTTCCGCCGCGACCGTGCTCGCCCTTGCGATCGCCGCACCCGCTTCCGCGCATGACGCCCGCGATGCCGCCGGCTGCCTGGACATCGCCTGCGACACCAGCCTGCTGTATGCCGCTGACGATTCGGGTGCCGGCAGCGCCGGTGCGAGCGTCGCCGCCGACCGCTTCGGCAGTTGGGGCATCGACACCGCGGGGATGGACCGCGATGTGTCGCCGGGCGCGGACTTCTTCGGCTACGTCAGCGGCACGTGGGCCGCGAACACCGACATTCCCTCGGACAAGTCGATGTACGGCTCCTTCCTGGTCTTGCGCGACCTGTCCGAGGCGCGCGTTCGCGGCCTGGTCGAGGGCTACGTGGGGCAGGGCGATGCCGCGACCGGCGACGCCGCCAAGGTCGCCACGCTGTACCGCAGCTTCCTCGACGAGGCCGCGATCGAGGCCCTGGGCGCGAAGCCGCTGGCGCCGCACCTCGACGCCATCCGCGCCGTGGCCGACAAGGACGCACTGGCCGACCTCATGGGCGCGGCGTCCGGCAGCGTCGGCGCCACCCTGTTCCGCCTGGGCGTGTCCGACGACCAGCGCGATCCCGACCGCTACACGCTCTACATGAGCCAGTCCGGCCTCGGCCTCGGCGACCGCCAGATGTATCTGGACGAGAAGTTCGCGCCGCAGCGCGAGCGCTACGTCGCCTACATCGCGCAGCTGCTGCAGCTCGCCGGCTGGGACGATCCGGAGGGCAATGCGCAGCGCGTGTTCGACTTCGAGAAGGCGGTGGCCGAAGCCCACTGGACCCGTGCCGAGAGCCGTGACCGCAGCCGCACCTACAACCCGGTCGAGCGCGCCGACTTCGCCGCCACCGCGCCCGGCTTCAACTGGGAGCGCTACTTCGCCGCCGCCGGCGTCGAACAGGCGTCGCGCGCGGTCGTGCGCCAGGACAGCGCGATGCCGAAGCTGGCCGGGCTCTTCGCCGATGCCGACCTCGACACCCTCAAGGCCTGGCAGGCCTTCCACGTCACCGACCAGGCGGCGCCGCTGCTGTCGGAGGCGTTCGTCGACGCCCACTTCGACTTCCGCTCGAAGTTCCTCTCCGGGCAGCCGGAGCAGAAGGAACGCTGGAAGCGCGGCGTGGCGCATGCCGAGGAGGCGATGGGCGAGGCCATCGGCCGCGACTACGTGCAGCTGTATTTCCCGCCGGACGCCAAGGCCAAGATGGACGAGCTGGTGGCCAACGTGAAGGCGGCCATGGGCGCGCGCCTGGACCAGCTGGAATGGATGGGCGAGGACACCAAGGCGGAGGCCCGCGCCAAGCTGGCCGGCTTCGGCCTGAAGATCGGCCACCCGGAGACCTGGCGCGACTACGCCGCGCTGGAGGTCAGGGACGGCGACGTGCTCGGCAACGCGCTGCGTTCGGCCGCCTTCGAATGGGACTACGACCGCGCGCGCATCGGCCATCAGGTCGACAAGGCCGAGTGGGGCATGACCCCGCAGACGGTCAACGCCTACTACTCCTCGGTGAAGAACGAGATCGTGTTCCCGGCCGCGATCCTGCAGCCGCCGTTCTTCGATCCCGACGCGGATCCTGCGGTGAACTACGGCGCCATCGGCGGCGTGATCGGCCACGAGATCATCCACGGCTTCGACGACCAGGGCCGCAAGTCCGACGGTGCCGGCCTGCTGCGCGATTGGTGGACGGCCGACGACGCCGCCAAGTTCGAGGTCCAGGCCGCGAAGCTCGGCGCCCAGTACGAGGCTTTCGAGTTCCCGCAGCTGCCGGGCATGCGCATCAACGGCAAGGTGGCCATGGGCGAGAACATCGGCGACCTGGGCGGCCTGACCATCGCACTGGGAGCCTACCGTCGCTCGCTCGACGGCAAGCCGGCGCCGGTGATCGACGGTTTCAGCGGTGAACAGCGCCTGTTCATGGGCTGGGCCCAGGTGTGGCGCACGCTGTGGCGCGACGACGCCCTGCGCCAGCAGCTGGTCAACGGCACGCATTCGCCGGGCCACATCCGCGCGTTCGCGCCGCTGCGCAACATCGACGCCTGGTATGACGCATTCGACGTCAGCGAAAGCGATCCGCTGTGGATCGCGCCCGAGGATCGGGTCCGCATCTGGTAG
- a CDS encoding CYTH domain-containing protein, protein MAIEIERKFLVTGDGWRAAAHAVVPMAQGYINDQAAMDEGRQNASVRVRIAGDEAFLNLKSRELGHTRQEFDYLIPVNDARALLALCVGGLLDKRRHLVCHGDHLWEVDEFLGDNAGLVVAEVELGSADETFLRPDWLGAEATDCPRYYNLALASRPYSQWSEAERAGPEA, encoded by the coding sequence ATGGCAATTGAGATCGAGCGCAAGTTCCTGGTCACCGGCGACGGCTGGCGCGCCGCCGCGCACGCGGTCGTGCCGATGGCGCAGGGCTACATCAACGACCAGGCGGCGATGGACGAAGGCCGCCAGAACGCCTCGGTGCGCGTGCGCATCGCCGGCGACGAGGCTTTCCTCAACCTGAAGTCGCGCGAGCTCGGCCACACCCGGCAGGAGTTCGACTACCTGATCCCGGTCAACGACGCGCGCGCGCTGCTCGCGCTGTGCGTGGGCGGTCTGCTCGACAAGCGCCGGCACCTCGTCTGCCACGGCGACCACCTCTGGGAAGTCGACGAGTTCCTCGGCGACAACGCCGGTCTGGTAGTCGCCGAGGTCGAACTCGGCAGCGCCGATGAGACATTCCTGCGCCCGGACTGGCTGGGCGCCGAAGCGACCGACTGCCCGCGCTACTACAATCTGGCCCTGGCCTCGCGCCCGTACTCGCAATGGAGCGAGGCCGAGCGCGCCGGCCCGGAAGCCTGA
- a CDS encoding DNA-formamidopyrimidine glycosylase family protein, with product MPEGPSIVLLREDAARFAGRKVLRVSGNSTQDIERMRTRKVMAVRSWGKHFLLEFDGFSLRIHFLLFGSYRINETKPTPPRLGLGFSKGEELNFYACSVRFVEGALDDSYDWRGDVMNDAWDPALARRKLRAQPEALAADVLLDQDVFAGVGNIIKNEVLHRIRVHPESTVGALPARKLSELVAQAREYSFDFYRWKKAYVLKKNYQVHTRRSCPRDGTPLSFRKHLGRAQRRAFWCDTCQRLYVPD from the coding sequence ATGCCGGAAGGTCCCTCCATTGTCCTCTTGCGCGAGGATGCCGCGCGCTTCGCCGGCCGCAAGGTGCTGCGCGTGTCGGGTAACAGCACGCAGGACATCGAGCGCATGCGCACCCGCAAGGTGATGGCCGTGCGCAGCTGGGGCAAGCACTTCCTGCTCGAGTTCGACGGCTTCAGCCTGCGCATCCACTTCCTGCTGTTCGGCAGCTACCGCATCAACGAGACCAAGCCCACGCCGCCGCGCCTGGGCCTGGGCTTCAGCAAGGGCGAGGAGCTCAACTTCTACGCCTGCTCGGTGCGCTTCGTCGAAGGTGCGCTCGACGACAGCTATGACTGGCGCGGCGACGTCATGAACGACGCCTGGGACCCGGCGCTGGCGCGGCGCAAGCTGCGCGCGCAGCCGGAGGCCTTGGCCGCGGACGTGCTGCTCGACCAGGACGTGTTCGCCGGCGTCGGCAACATCATCAAGAACGAGGTGCTGCACCGGATCCGCGTGCACCCCGAAAGCACGGTGGGCGCCCTGCCCGCGCGCAAGTTGTCCGAACTGGTCGCGCAGGCGCGCGAGTACAGCTTCGACTTCTACCGCTGGAAGAAGGCCTACGTGCTGAAGAAGAACTACCAGGTGCACACCAGGCGCAGCTGCCCGCGCGACGGCACCCCGCTGTCCTTCCGCAAGCACCTCGGCCGCGCGCAGCGGCGGGCCTTCTGGTGCGACACCTGCCAGCGACTGTACGTCCCCGACTGA
- a CDS encoding SDR family oxidoreductase: MTTTPPGAPDARADLPGDTLAARLRDATDTLETVAADHALLDALDDGTRERLHRALAAISAPVDPVARRQRRKQAKRSRVLEKNQRDDALLDATGIRTLRRQPVFTTPNYFPPADFKPRDLDADVPPHHEALEPQHCYVCKQKYTRIHHFYDQLCPTCGDFNFAKRTELTDLRGRVALLTGGRVKIGYQAGLKLLRCGARLIVTTRFPRDSAARYAEEPDFADWHDRLEIFGLDLRHTPSVEAFCSQLLATHDRLDFIINNACQTVRRPPEFYAHMMAAETAALHDAPEHQRMLLGRYEGLRATAVLPEGEGSALAGRDLRHEAAAGLTRAAELSQVPLLAEELLGQSHLFPEGRLDQDLQQVDLRGRNSWRLMMDEVPSVELLEVQLVNAIAPFLINARLKPLLLRTPDGSAPSRDRHIVNVSAVEGQFYRNFKTTRHPHTNMAKAALNMMTRTSAADYHGDGIHMNSVDTGWVTDEDPVEIAARKTIEERFHPPLDIVDGAARIVDPIIAGLNTGEHVWGQFLKDYKPTDW, translated from the coding sequence ATGACCACGACCCCACCGGGCGCACCTGACGCCCGCGCCGACCTGCCCGGCGATACGCTCGCAGCGCGCCTGCGGGACGCCACCGACACCCTCGAAACCGTCGCTGCCGACCACGCGCTGCTCGACGCGCTGGACGATGGCACCCGCGAGCGCCTGCACCGCGCGCTGGCCGCGATCAGTGCGCCGGTCGATCCCGTGGCGCGCCGCCAGCGCCGCAAGCAGGCCAAGCGCAGCCGCGTGCTGGAAAAGAACCAGCGCGACGACGCGCTCCTGGACGCCACCGGCATCCGCACCCTGCGCCGCCAGCCGGTGTTCACCACGCCGAACTATTTCCCGCCAGCGGATTTCAAGCCCCGCGACCTCGACGCCGACGTGCCGCCGCATCACGAGGCGCTGGAGCCGCAGCACTGCTATGTGTGCAAGCAGAAGTACACGCGCATCCACCACTTTTACGACCAGCTGTGCCCGACCTGCGGGGATTTCAATTTCGCCAAGCGCACCGAGCTCACCGACCTGCGCGGGCGCGTCGCGCTGCTGACCGGCGGCCGGGTCAAGATCGGCTACCAGGCCGGGCTGAAGCTGCTGCGCTGTGGTGCGCGGCTGATCGTGACCACGCGCTTCCCGCGTGACTCCGCCGCGCGCTACGCCGAGGAGCCGGACTTCGCCGACTGGCACGACCGCCTGGAGATCTTCGGACTCGACCTGCGCCACACGCCGAGCGTCGAAGCGTTCTGCAGCCAGCTGCTGGCAACGCACGACCGCCTCGATTTCATCATCAACAACGCCTGCCAGACGGTGCGTCGCCCGCCGGAGTTCTACGCCCACATGATGGCGGCGGAAACCGCCGCGCTGCACGACGCGCCCGAACACCAGCGCATGCTGCTGGGCCGCTACGAAGGCCTGCGCGCGACCGCGGTGCTGCCGGAAGGCGAGGGCAGTGCGCTTGCCGGTCGCGACCTGCGGCACGAGGCCGCCGCGGGCCTGACCCGCGCCGCCGAGCTGTCGCAGGTGCCGCTGCTGGCCGAAGAGCTGCTGGGCCAGTCGCACCTGTTCCCGGAAGGGCGCCTGGACCAGGACCTGCAGCAGGTCGACCTTCGCGGTCGCAATTCATGGCGGTTGATGATGGATGAAGTGCCGTCGGTCGAGCTGCTCGAAGTGCAGCTGGTCAACGCGATCGCGCCGTTCCTGATCAATGCGCGGCTCAAACCCCTGCTGCTGCGCACGCCCGACGGCAGCGCCCCAAGCCGTGACCGCCACATCGTCAACGTGTCGGCGGTGGAGGGGCAGTTCTACCGCAACTTCAAGACCACCCGGCACCCGCACACCAACATGGCCAAGGCCGCGCTCAACATGATGACGCGCACCTCGGCGGCCGATTACCACGGCGACGGCATCCACATGAATTCCGTGGACACCGGCTGGGTGACCGACGAGGATCCGGTGGAGATCGCGGCGCGCAAGACCATCGAGGAGCGCTTCCACCCGCCGCTCGACATCGTCGACGGCGCGGCGCGCATCGTCGATCCGATCATCGCCGGCCTCAACACCGGCGAGCACGTCTGGGGCCAGTTCCTGAAGGACTACAAGCCGACCGACTGGTGA
- a CDS encoding S-methyl-5'-thioinosine phosphorylase: MTDLALAVIGGTGLYQLAGLEDVEPHQPVTRFGAPSGPVRIGTLDGHRVAFLARHGEGHSVPPHQVNYRANLVALQALGARRVLALNTVGGITARFGPRVLACPDQLIDYTWGRVATFCEEPGSEVLHVDFGDPYTPSLRHAVIGAAAEAGVALLDGGCYGVTQGPRLETRAEIARMARDGCDLVGMTGMPEAGLARELGLDYACLAIVANWAAGAGPVHDEVITLEEVVANVEAASSGVPGLVAALLAG; encoded by the coding sequence ATCACCGACCTCGCGCTCGCCGTCATCGGCGGGACCGGGCTGTACCAGCTGGCCGGACTGGAGGACGTCGAGCCGCACCAGCCGGTGACCCGCTTCGGCGCGCCCTCCGGGCCGGTCCGCATCGGCACCCTGGACGGGCATCGCGTCGCGTTCCTTGCCCGTCATGGCGAAGGCCATTCGGTGCCGCCGCACCAGGTGAACTACCGCGCCAACCTGGTGGCGCTGCAGGCGCTCGGCGCGCGCCGCGTGCTCGCGCTGAATACCGTGGGCGGCATTACCGCGCGATTCGGTCCGCGCGTGCTGGCCTGCCCGGACCAGCTGATCGACTACACCTGGGGACGCGTGGCGACCTTCTGCGAAGAGCCGGGCAGCGAGGTGCTGCACGTGGACTTCGGCGATCCGTACACCCCGTCGCTGCGCCACGCGGTGATCGGCGCGGCGGCGGAGGCGGGCGTCGCGCTGCTGGACGGCGGATGCTATGGCGTCACCCAGGGCCCGCGCCTGGAGACCCGCGCCGAGATCGCGCGCATGGCGCGCGACGGCTGCGACCTGGTCGGCATGACCGGCATGCCCGAGGCCGGGCTGGCGCGCGAGCTCGGACTCGACTACGCCTGCCTGGCGATCGTCGCCAACTGGGCGGCCGGTGCCGGGCCGGTACACGACGAGGTGATCACGCTCGAAGAAGTGGTGGCCAACGTCGAAGCGGCGTCATCCGGGGTGCCCGGCCTGGTCGCGGCCCTGCTCGCGGGGTGA
- a CDS encoding cold-shock protein: MQYGTVKWFNDAKGFGFIAPEDGSTDVFVHYSAISSEGFRSLQEGQRVSYEVTQGPKGAQATGVAAVA, translated from the coding sequence ATGCAATACGGCACAGTGAAGTGGTTCAACGACGCCAAGGGCTTCGGGTTCATCGCACCGGAGGACGGCAGCACGGATGTCTTCGTGCACTACTCGGCAATCTCATCGGAAGGCTTCCGCAGCCTGCAGGAAGGGCAGCGCGTCAGCTATGAAGTCACCCAGGGGCCGAAGGGCGCACAGGCGACAGGCGTTGCAGCCGTTGCGTAA
- a CDS encoding DUF72 domain-containing protein, protein MPRSRISSAPIRTGTAGWSIAAGHRPLFAMGDSMLATYASRFAMAEINSSFHRPHRRATYERWADAVPDAFRFSAKLPRTITHDQRLRAAGPLLDAFLDQAGGLGDKLGCLLVQLPPSLAFDGRMAATFFAMLRRRWAGGIACEPRHASWFAPRVDALWQRHRVARVAADPAPVATAAEPGGDPALRYWRWHGAPRVYYSDYVADALAALAKQVAATTPRGSEAWVVFDNTAHGHATPNAAAFQALATR, encoded by the coding sequence ATGCCACGTTCCCGCATCTCCAGCGCGCCGATCCGCACCGGCACCGCGGGCTGGTCGATCGCCGCCGGGCATCGGCCGCTGTTCGCCATGGGCGACAGCATGCTCGCCACCTACGCGAGCCGCTTCGCGATGGCGGAGATCAACTCCTCGTTCCACCGCCCGCACCGGCGGGCCACGTACGAGCGCTGGGCGGACGCGGTGCCCGACGCGTTCCGGTTCTCCGCCAAGTTGCCGAGGACCATCACCCACGACCAGCGCCTGCGGGCGGCGGGACCTCTGCTTGACGCCTTCCTCGACCAGGCCGGTGGCCTGGGCGACAAGCTCGGCTGCCTGCTGGTGCAGCTGCCGCCGAGCCTCGCGTTCGACGGCCGCATGGCGGCGACGTTCTTCGCCATGCTGCGCCGGCGCTGGGCGGGTGGCATCGCCTGTGAGCCGCGCCACGCCAGCTGGTTCGCGCCGCGCGTCGACGCGCTGTGGCAGCGCCACCGCGTCGCGCGGGTCGCGGCGGATCCGGCGCCGGTGGCGACCGCCGCGGAGCCGGGAGGCGATCCGGCGCTGCGCTACTGGCGCTGGCACGGCGCGCCGCGGGTCTACTACAGCGACTACGTCGCCGATGCGCTGGCGGCGCTCGCGAAGCAGGTCGCCGCCACGACGCCGCGCGGCAGCGAGGCCTGGGTGGTGTTCGACAACACCGCGCACGGCCATGCCACGCCCAATGCCGCCGCGTTCCAGGCGCTGGCCACGCGCTGA
- a CDS encoding hypoxanthine-guanine phosphoribosyltransferase yields MSAALLADALAGADVIHDRATLEAAIEGMADAIVPDYADDARPPLYITIMHGGMPFAAQLAFSLGERGLDLEFDYLHATRYRGATSGSRLAWLHRPATPMRGRRVLLVDDILDEGHTLNAVIRWCQDEGAADVRVAVLATKIHDRCVEGVCADYSGVEVPDRYVFGYGMDFNEQGRNLPAIYALAD; encoded by the coding sequence ATGAGCGCGGCGCTGCTCGCCGACGCGCTGGCCGGCGCTGACGTGATCCACGACCGCGCCACGCTGGAAGCCGCCATCGAAGGCATGGCCGATGCCATCGTGCCGGACTACGCCGACGACGCGCGCCCGCCGCTGTACATCACCATCATGCATGGCGGCATGCCGTTCGCCGCGCAGCTGGCGTTCTCACTGGGCGAGCGCGGGCTTGACCTCGAGTTCGACTACCTGCACGCCACCCGCTACCGCGGCGCCACCAGCGGCTCGCGCCTGGCCTGGCTGCACCGTCCGGCCACGCCCATGCGCGGCCGCCGCGTGCTGCTGGTCGACGACATCCTCGACGAAGGCCACACGCTCAATGCCGTGATCCGCTGGTGCCAGGACGAAGGCGCGGCCGACGTGCGCGTGGCGGTGCTGGCGACCAAGATCCACGACCGCTGCGTGGAAGGCGTGTGCGCCGACTACTCCGGCGTCGAGGTCCCCGACCGTTACGTGTTCGGCTACGGCATGGATTTCAACGAGCAGGGCCGCAACCTGCCGGCCATCTACGCACTCGCCGACTGA